The following are encoded in a window of Pongo abelii isolate AG06213 chromosome 14, NHGRI_mPonAbe1-v2.0_pri, whole genome shotgun sequence genomic DNA:
- the GTF3A gene encoding LOW QUALITY PROTEIN: transcription factor IIIA (The sequence of the model RefSeq protein was modified relative to this genomic sequence to represent the inferred CDS: deleted 1 base in 1 codon), with translation MQDVKNMDMANIPQVILPVISAFRRRHRNPRLSSTAARARPRAAAGPPGACAIFRRIRSSGADAGRCLVTARSPGSVPASREGSAGSRGLGARFSARVSARGSAPGPGLGGAGALDPPAMVAESVSSLTIADAFIAAGESSAPTPPRPALPRRFICSFPDCNANYSKAWKLDAHLCKHTGERPFVCDYEGCGKAFIRDYHLNRHILTHTGEKPFVCAANGCDQKFNTKSNLKKHFERKHENQQKQYICGFEDCKKTFKKHQQLKIHQCQHTNEPLFKCTQEGCGKHFASPSKLKRHAKAHEGYVCQKGCSFVAKTWTELLKHVRETHKEEILCEVCRKTFKRKDYLKQHMKTHAPERDVCRCPREGCGRTYTTVFNLQSHILSFHEESRPFVCEHAGCGKTFAMKQSLTRHAVVHDPDKKKMKLKVKKSREKRSLASRLSGYIPPKRKQGQGLSLCQNGESPNCVEDKMLSTVAVLTLC, from the exons ATGCAGGATGTGAAAAATATGGATATGGCGAACATCCCACAAGTCATCCTGCCGGTTATCT CAGCCTTTCGCCGAAGACACAGAAACCCCCGCCTCTCATCCACGGCTGCCAGGGCGCGGCCGCGAGCCGCGGCGGGGCCTCCTGGCGCATGCGCGATCTTCCGGCGCATACGCAGCAGCGGCGCCGACGCGGGGCGGTGCCTGGTGACCGCGCGCTCTCCCGGAAGTGTGCCGGCGTCGCGCGAAGGTTCAGCCGGGAGCCGTGGGCTGGGCGCG CGGTTCTCCGCACGTGTCTCGGCACGTGGCAGCGCGCCTGGCCCTGGGCTTGGAGGCGCTGGCGCCCTGGATCCGCCGGCCATGGTCGCCGAGTCGGTGTCGTCCCTGACCATCGCCGACGCGTTCATTGCAGCCGGCGAGAGCTCAGCTCCGACCCCGCCGCGCCCCGCGCTTCCCAGGAGGTTCATCTGCTCCTTCCCTGACTGCAACGCCAATTACAGCAAAGCCTGGAAGCTTGACGCGCACCTGTGCAAGCACACGGGGGAG AGACCATTTGTTTGTGACTATGAAGGGTGTGGCAAGGCCTTCATCAGGGACTACCATCTGAACCGCCACATTCTGACTCACACCGGAGAAAAGCCGTTTGT TTGTGCAGCTAATGGCTGTGATCAAAAATTCAACACAAAATCAAACTTGAAGAAACATTTTGAACGCAAAcatgaaaatcaacaaaaacaataTATA TGCGGTTTTGAAGACTGTAAGAAGACCTTTAAGAAACATCAGCAGCTGAAAATCCATCAGTGCCAGCATACCAATGAACCTCTATTCAA GTGTACCCAGGAAGGATGTGGGAAACACTTTGCATCACCCAGCAAGCTGAAACGACATGCCAAGGCCCACGAGG GCTATGTATGTCAAAAAGGATGTTCCTTTGTGGCAAAAACATGGACGGAACTTCTGAAACATGTGAGAGAAACCCATAAAG AGGAAATACTATGTGAAGTATGCCGGAAAACATTTAAACGCAAAGATTACCTTAAGCAACACATGAAAACTCATGCCCCAGAAAGGGATGTATGTCGCTGTCCAAGAGAAGGCTGTGGAAGAACCTACACAACTGTGTTTAATCTCCAAAGCCATATCCTCTCCTTCCATGAGGAAAGCCGCCCTTTTGTGTGTGAACATGCTGGCTGTGGCAAAACATTTGCAATGAAA CAAAGTCTCACTAGGCATGCTGTTGTACATGATCCTgacaagaagaaaatgaagctcaAA GTCAAAAAATCTCGTGAAAAACGGAGTTTGGCCTCTCGTCTCAGTGGATATATCCCTCCCAAAAGGAAACAAGGGCAAGGCTTATCTTTGTGTCAAAACGGAGAGTCACCCAACTGTGTGGAAGACAAGATGCTCTCGACAGTTGCAGTACTTACCCTCTGCTAA
- the MTIF3 gene encoding translation initiation factor IF-3, mitochondrial has translation MAALFLKRLTLQTVKSENSCIRCFGKHIVQKTAPTQLSPIASAPRLSFLIHAKAFSTAEDTQNEGKKKKKNKTAFSNIGRKISQRIIHLFDEKGNDLGNMHRANVIRLMDERHLRLVERNTSTEPAEYQLMTGLQIFQEQQRLREMEKASPKTGPTVRKELILSSNIGQHDLDTKTKQIQQWIKKKHLVQITIKKGKNVDVSENEMEEIFHQILQTMPGIATFSSKPQAVRGKALMCVLRALSKNEEKAYRETQETQERDTLNKDHGNDKESNVLHQ, from the exons ATGGCTGCTCTTTTTCTAAAGAGGTTAACACTACAAACTGTAAAGTCTGAAAATAGTTGCATTAGATGTTTTGGTAAACACATCGTGCAAAAGACAGCACCAACACAGTTGTCCCCTATTGCTTCTGCCCCAAGACTCTCCTTCCTAATTCATGCAAAAGCCTTTAGTACCGCTGAAGACAcccagaatgaaggaaaaaagaaaaaaaagaataaaacagctTTTAGTAACATTGGAAGAAAAATTAGTCAGCGAATTATTCACTTATTTGATGAGAAGGGCAATGATTTGGGAAACATGCATCGAGCAAATGTGATTAGACTTATGGATGAGCGACACCTGCGACTGGTTGAAAGGAACACCAGCACAGAACCTGCAGAGTACCAGCTCATGACAGGACTGCAGATCTTCCAGGAGCAGCAGAGGCTGAGGGAGATGGAGAAGGCGAGCCCCAAAACTG GACCAACCGTAAGAAAGGAGCTGATTTTGTCTTCAAATATTGGACAACATGATTTGGACACAAAGACTAAACAGATTCAGCAGTGGATTAAGAAAAAACACCTAGTCCAGATTactataaagaaaggaaaaaatgtagaCGTGTCAGAAAATGAAATG GAGGAGATATTTCATCAAATACTCCAGACTATGCCTGGAATAGCTACATTCTCATCTAAGCCACAGGCTGTTCGAGGAAAAGCTTTAATGTGTGTTCTTCGTGCTTTGAGCAAAAATGAAGAGAAGGCATATAGAGAAACTCAAGAGACCCAGGAAAGAGACACTTTGAACAAAGACCATGGAAATGATAAGGAATCAAATGTTCTGCATCagtaa